In Luteolibacter arcticus, the following proteins share a genomic window:
- the trpC gene encoding indole-3-glycerol phosphate synthase TrpC, with the protein MSDKLAEIIATKHQEVEALLARAGHLRAAALQRNEFRGFRAALELGPDRLGVIAEVKKASPSVGLIDPNFDPIRQARRYLDGGASCLSILTDEKYFQGSLSYLTKISEFSDAPLLRKDFTVHPVQIHEAIVAGADAILLIVAALDDDTLKRLYQEAKDFQLDVLVEVHNLPEMERALELGADLIGINNRNLKTFEIDLATTEDLADEVGDDVILVSESGLRTPEDVQRALDAGANAVLIGESLMRAHNPAEEIEAYLALRAI; encoded by the coding sequence ATGTCCGACAAGCTCGCCGAGATCATCGCCACCAAGCATCAGGAAGTCGAAGCGCTGCTAGCCCGCGCCGGCCACTTGCGCGCCGCCGCCTTGCAGCGCAATGAGTTCCGTGGCTTCCGCGCGGCCCTTGAACTCGGTCCGGACCGGCTCGGCGTGATCGCGGAGGTGAAAAAAGCCTCGCCGTCGGTCGGCCTGATCGACCCGAATTTCGACCCGATCCGCCAGGCAAGGCGCTACCTCGACGGCGGTGCGTCCTGCCTGTCCATCCTTACCGATGAGAAGTACTTCCAGGGCTCGCTGAGCTATCTTACGAAAATCTCGGAATTCTCCGATGCGCCGCTGCTGCGCAAGGACTTCACCGTCCACCCGGTGCAAATCCACGAAGCCATCGTGGCCGGTGCGGATGCGATCCTGTTGATCGTCGCCGCGCTCGATGACGACACTCTCAAGCGCCTCTACCAGGAAGCGAAAGACTTCCAGCTCGACGTGCTGGTCGAGGTTCACAACCTGCCGGAAATGGAGCGCGCCCTTGAGCTCGGCGCGGATTTGATCGGCATCAATAACCGCAACCTCAAGACCTTCGAGATCGACCTCGCGACCACCGAGGACCTGGCGGACGAGGTGGGCGACGACGTCATCCTCGTCTCCGAGTCCGGCCTGCGCACGCCGGAAGACGTCCAGCGCGCCCTCGATGCCGGCGCGAATGCGGTGCTCATCGGCGAGTCGCTGATGCGCGCCCACAATCCCGCCGAGGAAATCGAGGCTTACTTGGCGCTGCGGGCGATTTAA
- a CDS encoding SMP-30/gluconolactonase/LRE family protein produces the protein MTIETVGNYRAIWGEGPLWWKDSLLYVDIESHRVVRFNPATGEEQTWDVGERVGTVVPREAGGFVIAGDHGFHFLSEDGHLTSLGDPEPDKGDNRFNDGKCSPDGRFFAGTISLVKKTGDARLYRLDPDLTIHEVFGPVTNSNGIVWSADGRTVYYIDTPRKEVLAFDYEAGHLTNLRSVVSTAHHGSSPDGMTIDADGNLWIAFCHGACVACFSPESGEELRKVDLPCLETTACAFGGPDLADLYVTTGVHKSVEEADAGRLFGIRGLGVKGVAANGFAG, from the coding sequence ATGACCATCGAAACCGTCGGCAACTACCGCGCCATTTGGGGCGAAGGACCCTTGTGGTGGAAGGATTCGCTCCTCTATGTGGATATCGAAAGCCACCGCGTGGTGCGTTTCAATCCGGCCACCGGCGAGGAGCAGACCTGGGACGTCGGCGAGCGCGTCGGCACCGTGGTTCCGCGGGAGGCAGGCGGCTTCGTGATCGCGGGCGACCATGGTTTCCATTTTCTCAGTGAGGACGGTCACCTGACCTCGCTCGGCGACCCGGAGCCGGACAAGGGCGACAACCGCTTCAATGACGGCAAGTGCTCGCCCGACGGCCGCTTCTTCGCCGGAACGATCAGCCTGGTGAAAAAGACCGGCGATGCCCGGCTCTACCGCCTCGATCCCGATCTGACGATCCACGAGGTCTTCGGCCCGGTGACGAATTCGAACGGCATCGTGTGGAGCGCTGACGGCCGTACGGTCTACTACATCGACACCCCGCGGAAAGAGGTCCTCGCCTTCGACTACGAAGCCGGCCACCTGACGAACCTGCGGAGCGTGGTTTCCACGGCGCATCACGGCTCCTCGCCGGATGGGATGACCATCGACGCCGATGGCAACCTGTGGATCGCGTTTTGCCACGGCGCCTGCGTGGCCTGCTTCAGCCCGGAGAGCGGGGAAGAGCTGCGCAAGGTGGATCTGCCTTGCTTGGAGACAACGGCCTGTGCCTTTGGCGGGCCGGATCTGGCGGATCTCTACGTCACCACCGGCGTGCACAAGAGCGTGGAAGAAGCGGACGCCGGGCGCCTCTTCGGGATCCGCGGGCTCGGGGTGAAAGGCGTGGCGGCGAATGGGTTTGCGGGATAA
- a CDS encoding SAM hydroxide adenosyltransferase, protein MKALVLAIVLFAVHLHAAEVVTGEIDGAKYMFATPEKWEGKLVLIAHGYRAEDQPLKADFEIDKRFATPLLDKGWAIASTSYRRNGWIIEDAITDLKVLRDHIAAAKGGVNRCILVGSSMGGLISTLAAEGAIDNLHGVVAIGAYLGDRETGAYYQTLSWKPKVPVLFLTNETELDHPRHYREKAGAETTALWEIKRPGHCNVSAIERYHAVVAVDGWIDGTAPEKDKDGTVRPPARKSTAAKQDGGLAGKITFVSASFGNLSSDLVSADLDTLKLKPGDKAIVKSGAAQLEATVALYRTDVEEGKTAVYVTPDGWVAIVINGGNAAEALQVKKGERVTIYPAPAPAEEKKSE, encoded by the coding sequence GTGAAAGCCCTCGTGCTCGCCATCGTCCTTTTCGCCGTCCACCTCCATGCCGCGGAGGTCGTGACCGGCGAAATCGATGGAGCGAAGTACATGTTCGCCACGCCGGAGAAGTGGGAAGGCAAGCTGGTGCTGATCGCCCACGGCTATCGCGCCGAGGACCAGCCGCTGAAGGCCGACTTCGAAATCGACAAGCGATTCGCCACACCGCTGTTAGATAAGGGTTGGGCGATCGCTTCGACCAGCTACCGGCGGAATGGCTGGATCATTGAGGACGCCATCACTGACCTGAAGGTGCTGCGCGACCACATCGCCGCGGCCAAGGGCGGGGTGAACCGCTGCATTTTGGTCGGCAGCTCCATGGGCGGGCTGATCAGCACGCTCGCCGCGGAAGGTGCCATCGACAATCTCCACGGCGTGGTCGCCATCGGCGCCTACCTTGGCGACCGGGAGACGGGAGCCTACTACCAGACGCTTTCCTGGAAGCCGAAGGTGCCGGTGCTGTTCCTGACCAACGAGACCGAACTCGATCACCCTCGCCACTATCGCGAAAAGGCCGGCGCGGAAACCACCGCCCTGTGGGAGATCAAGCGCCCGGGACATTGCAATGTCTCCGCCATCGAGCGTTACCACGCGGTGGTGGCCGTGGATGGATGGATCGATGGCACCGCGCCGGAGAAAGACAAGGATGGCACCGTGCGCCCGCCCGCAAGGAAGAGCACCGCCGCCAAACAGGACGGCGGGCTGGCCGGCAAGATCACCTTCGTCTCCGCAAGCTTCGGCAACCTTTCCAGCGATCTGGTCTCCGCGGATCTCGACACACTCAAGCTCAAGCCCGGAGACAAGGCGATCGTGAAGAGCGGCGCCGCGCAACTCGAAGCGACCGTCGCGCTCTACCGCACCGACGTGGAGGAAGGGAAGACCGCCGTCTACGTCACACCCGACGGCTGGGTGGCCATCGTCATCAACGGTGGCAACGCCGCGGAAGCACTCCAGGTGAAGAAGGGGGAACGCGTGACAATTTACCCTGCCCCGGCTCCAGCGGAAGAGAAGAAGTCCGAGTGA
- a CDS encoding cytochrome P450, whose protein sequence is MSFRTWVTRLSRQLSGENPFTGGDLLPSRVSLFGAGGPTLPFPHPWNYKEPIKIFEAFYTGAEKETGAGARHNRYLYLAGLPPVLLTRDPAVIKAILAATGDKPGQFDRDTGPTAGIARATGVDSLLYANGAVWKRQKRLSAEPFSKSNLFQPEKFHGFEQTFRRTVAERLAALRAHLQATGQKTTRLRLEPEIQVVMLEMLVNNFFGAAVSREELRDRYVPALVHLIEHMIIDTVAPRLHALRCRLTGRDKVLKQYAADFEALTDIALSGRAEGRGLWCQFESDATNDALRANVRVFLAGAMEATTSFASWALSHLSRTPAIQEQIFSEVRDMNAYDPDNLAAAVTLNRVLEETLRLTPALYFFPRRATVDTTLEVGDGKRMFIPDGTCIRLDVWHANRNEEFWGEAVSGHRADVFAPARWDVLAAKGITSRDMLHFGFGHGPRFCPGRYLGLLEVGLVVGAIVKMFKFTAAAEKTDPCAGVSTKPADGVWVDLESRE, encoded by the coding sequence ATGTCCTTTCGCACTTGGGTCACTCGCCTCTCCCGCCAGCTCAGCGGCGAGAATCCCTTCACCGGCGGCGACCTCCTCCCGTCCCGTGTCTCCCTCTTCGGTGCCGGCGGTCCTACGCTCCCCTTTCCCCATCCGTGGAATTACAAGGAGCCTATCAAGATCTTCGAGGCCTTCTACACCGGTGCGGAAAAGGAAACCGGCGCCGGAGCCCGGCACAATCGTTACCTCTACCTCGCCGGCCTACCCCCCGTCCTGCTCACGCGCGATCCCGCTGTGATCAAGGCCATCCTCGCCGCCACCGGGGACAAGCCCGGTCAGTTCGACCGTGACACCGGGCCCACCGCCGGCATCGCCCGCGCCACCGGCGTGGACTCGCTGCTCTATGCGAACGGCGCCGTGTGGAAACGCCAGAAGCGCCTCTCCGCCGAGCCCTTCAGCAAGTCGAACCTCTTCCAGCCGGAGAAATTCCACGGATTCGAGCAGACCTTCCGCCGGACCGTCGCGGAGCGCCTCGCGGCCTTGCGCGCCCACCTCCAGGCCACCGGGCAGAAGACCACGCGACTCCGGCTGGAGCCGGAGATCCAAGTCGTCATGCTTGAGATGCTGGTGAACAACTTCTTCGGTGCCGCCGTCTCCCGCGAGGAACTGCGCGACCGCTATGTGCCCGCGCTCGTGCATCTCATCGAGCACATGATCATTGATACCGTCGCGCCCCGGCTCCACGCCTTGCGCTGCCGCCTCACCGGCCGGGACAAGGTGCTCAAACAATACGCCGCCGACTTCGAGGCGCTCACGGACATCGCCCTCTCCGGTCGCGCCGAGGGGCGCGGCCTTTGGTGCCAATTCGAGTCCGACGCCACGAATGACGCCCTGCGCGCGAATGTCCGCGTCTTCCTCGCCGGTGCCATGGAGGCCACCACCTCCTTTGCCAGTTGGGCCCTTTCCCACCTCTCCCGCACGCCCGCCATCCAGGAGCAGATCTTCTCCGAGGTGCGCGACATGAACGCCTACGATCCGGACAACCTCGCCGCCGCCGTCACGTTGAATCGCGTTCTGGAGGAAACCCTGCGCCTTACTCCAGCGCTCTATTTCTTTCCCCGCCGCGCCACCGTGGACACCACACTCGAGGTCGGTGACGGGAAAAGGATGTTCATCCCGGACGGCACCTGCATCCGCCTCGATGTATGGCACGCCAACCGCAACGAGGAATTCTGGGGCGAGGCCGTCAGCGGCCATCGAGCCGATGTCTTCGCGCCCGCGCGCTGGGATGTCCTCGCCGCGAAAGGCATCACCTCCCGCGACATGCTTCACTTCGGCTTCGGTCACGGCCCCCGCTTCTGCCCCGGCCGCTACCTTGGCCTCCTCGAGGTGGGCCTCGTCGTCGGTGCCATCGTGAAAATGTTCAAGTTCACCGCTGCCGCCGAAAAGACCGACCCCTGCGCCGGCGTTTCCACCAAGCCCGCGGACGGCGTGTGGGTGGATCTGGAGTCGAGGGAGTGA
- the map gene encoding type I methionyl aminopeptidase, whose amino-acid sequence MARRHKIKIKTPHEIGRMRIAGAIASEVLLELAKAIEPGRTTLEIDQLAAELMRQRECKSAFLGYRGQSGPFKGQICISVNEEVVHGLGGPRKIQPGDVVKLDVGIVKNGWIGDNAITVAVGDVPDETRRLLIATEESLFAAISHARAGERLADLCGSVEEYVKPLGFTVVRDFVGHGVGRDLHEAPQVPNYRPQGKSPILEPGMILAIEPMVNAGVRTVRILDDGWTVVTTDGKPSAHFEHTVLITEGEPELLTWRPRGVPGL is encoded by the coding sequence ATGGCCAGGCGGCATAAGATCAAGATCAAGACGCCGCACGAGATCGGCCGCATGCGCATTGCCGGTGCGATTGCCAGCGAGGTCCTGCTGGAGCTTGCAAAGGCGATCGAGCCCGGGCGCACGACCCTCGAGATCGACCAGCTCGCCGCCGAGCTGATGCGCCAGCGCGAGTGCAAGAGCGCCTTCCTCGGCTACCGCGGGCAAAGCGGGCCGTTCAAGGGCCAGATCTGTATTTCCGTTAATGAAGAGGTCGTCCATGGCCTCGGTGGACCGCGCAAGATCCAGCCGGGTGACGTGGTGAAGCTCGACGTGGGCATCGTGAAGAACGGCTGGATTGGCGACAATGCCATCACCGTGGCGGTTGGCGACGTCCCCGACGAGACCCGCCGTCTTCTCATTGCGACCGAAGAGTCCCTTTTCGCCGCCATTTCCCATGCCCGCGCCGGCGAACGGCTGGCCGACCTGTGCGGCTCAGTCGAGGAGTACGTGAAGCCGTTGGGTTTCACTGTGGTTCGCGACTTTGTCGGTCACGGCGTCGGCCGGGACCTGCATGAAGCGCCGCAGGTGCCGAATTACCGGCCCCAAGGCAAGAGCCCCATCCTTGAGCCGGGCATGATCCTGGCCATCGAGCCGATGGTGAATGCCGGTGTCCGCACAGTGCGCATTCTGGACGATGGCTGGACGGTGGTGACCACCGACGGCAAGCCGTCTGCGCATTTCGAGCACACGGTGCTAATTACTGAAGGCGAGCCCGAGTTGCTGACGTGGCGGCCACGCGGCGTGCCGGGACTTTAA
- the secY gene encoding preprotein translocase subunit SecY, translating into MISAFANTWKVPELRDRILFTLAMIIIVRLGVHITLPGVNSAVIEKWMADAAKTDGGNAFGAMLTIFAGGGLQQAGIFALGIMPYISASIMVQLMTAVVPKLARLAREDGGRQKITQYTRYITIVIALVQGYFVATSLMHPERLFYMQGIDNVAKYGVLVPGANMMWIALTVLTLVSGTLLLMWIGDQMTERGLGNGTSIIITVNIISALPGALVQTWRHFVTGDDVNAFRSVMMVVMIAMLILVIAGTIAITQAQRRIAVQYAKRVVGRKQFGGQTQYLPLKVNYAGVMPIIFATAILSLPTMMISWIAKGETWAVKLQEALNPGGSWYYVLGGLFIFFFSYFWVATMFQPSQISEDLKRNGGYIPGVRPGKPTADFLDFTMTRLTFAGAIFLSLIFVLPPLVGHLVDLPPGSMVLQFFGGTSLLILVGVVLDIMRQVETHLLQRHYDGFLRKGKIKGRYDRLAQTGNAASSTALVYLWAVIGLLVVVAAAAWIAKA; encoded by the coding sequence ATGATCTCCGCGTTCGCGAATACTTGGAAGGTGCCGGAACTCCGGGACCGCATTCTTTTCACCCTGGCGATGATCATCATCGTCCGCCTTGGCGTTCACATCACGTTGCCCGGGGTGAATTCCGCGGTCATCGAGAAGTGGATGGCCGATGCTGCGAAGACCGACGGCGGCAACGCCTTCGGCGCGATGCTCACCATCTTCGCCGGTGGTGGCCTCCAGCAGGCCGGCATCTTCGCGCTGGGGATCATGCCCTACATTTCCGCATCGATCATGGTGCAGCTCATGACCGCGGTGGTGCCGAAGCTGGCCCGCCTGGCCCGTGAAGACGGCGGCCGCCAGAAGATCACCCAATACACCCGCTACATCACGATCGTGATCGCGCTGGTGCAGGGCTACTTCGTGGCGACCTCGCTGATGCATCCGGAGCGCCTGTTCTACATGCAGGGCATCGACAACGTCGCGAAATACGGCGTGCTCGTACCCGGTGCGAACATGATGTGGATCGCGCTGACCGTGCTGACGCTGGTGTCCGGCACCCTGCTGCTGATGTGGATCGGTGACCAGATGACCGAGCGCGGTCTCGGCAACGGCACCTCGATCATCATCACGGTGAACATCATTTCCGCGCTGCCCGGCGCGCTCGTCCAGACCTGGCGTCACTTCGTGACCGGGGATGACGTGAATGCCTTCCGCTCGGTCATGATGGTCGTCATGATTGCCATGCTGATCCTCGTGATCGCCGGCACCATTGCCATCACCCAGGCCCAGCGCCGGATCGCGGTCCAGTACGCCAAGCGCGTCGTCGGCCGCAAGCAGTTCGGCGGACAGACCCAGTACCTGCCGCTCAAGGTCAACTACGCCGGCGTGATGCCGATCATCTTCGCGACCGCGATCCTGTCGCTGCCGACGATGATGATCTCGTGGATTGCCAAGGGCGAAACCTGGGCCGTGAAGCTCCAGGAAGCGCTCAACCCCGGGGGTAGCTGGTACTACGTCCTCGGTGGCCTGTTCATCTTCTTCTTCTCCTACTTCTGGGTGGCCACCATGTTCCAGCCGTCGCAGATCTCGGAAGACCTCAAGCGCAATGGCGGCTACATTCCCGGCGTCCGTCCGGGCAAGCCGACGGCCGACTTCCTCGACTTCACGATGACGCGCCTGACCTTCGCGGGTGCCATCTTCCTGTCCCTCATCTTCGTGCTGCCGCCGCTGGTGGGCCACCTCGTAGACCTGCCGCCGGGCTCGATGGTGCTCCAGTTCTTCGGTGGAACCAGCTTGCTGATCCTCGTGGGTGTGGTGCTCGACATCATGCGCCAGGTGGAGACCCACCTGCTGCAGCGCCACTACGACGGCTTCCTCCGCAAGGGCAAGATCAAGGGGCGCTACGACCGCCTCGCCCAGACCGGCAATGCCGCGTCCAGCACCGCACTCGTTTACCTATGGGCCGTGATCGGCTTGCTGGTGGTCGTGGCCGCTGCGGCGTGGATCGCCAAAGCCTAA
- a CDS encoding adenylate kinase family protein: MSKRVVLLGPPASGKGTQGRRLAEDLGLAYLSTGALLRSAVEQGSELGKQAEPILAKGEYLPDSLMCPIMGEWLSKQAGGWVLDGFPRSLFQADFLASWLAEHSQKLTAAVLLEAPLDELLVRLGNRIECPECRWSGRRQELNRADRCPECGGVTGPRADDTPLNFRSRLAEYEEHTLPVVARYEGEGLLRRFDATTGVEDVEKRLVECIRSLEAHGQAA, from the coding sequence ATGTCGAAACGTGTGGTTCTCCTCGGTCCGCCTGCCTCCGGCAAGGGGACCCAGGGCCGTCGCCTGGCCGAGGATCTCGGCCTCGCCTACCTGAGCACCGGCGCGCTCTTGCGCTCGGCGGTGGAGCAGGGGAGCGAACTCGGCAAGCAGGCCGAGCCGATACTCGCGAAGGGAGAATACCTGCCCGACTCGCTGATGTGCCCGATCATGGGCGAATGGCTCTCGAAGCAAGCCGGCGGTTGGGTGCTCGATGGTTTCCCGCGCAGTCTCTTCCAAGCCGACTTCCTCGCGAGCTGGCTGGCGGAACACAGCCAGAAGCTGACCGCTGCGGTGCTGTTGGAAGCGCCGCTCGATGAGCTGCTGGTGCGCCTGGGCAATCGCATCGAGTGCCCCGAGTGCCGTTGGTCCGGCCGTCGTCAGGAACTCAACCGCGCCGACCGCTGCCCCGAGTGCGGCGGCGTGACCGGCCCGCGTGCCGACGATACCCCATTGAATTTCCGGTCGCGCCTCGCCGAATACGAAGAGCACACGCTCCCGGTGGTGGCCCGCTATGAAGGCGAAGGCCTGCTGCGCCGTTTCGATGCGACCACGGGCGTGGAAGACGTGGAAAAGCGCTTGGTCGAGTGCATCCGATCCCTCGAAGCCCATGGCCAGGCGGCATAA
- the rplO gene encoding 50S ribosomal protein L15 produces MKLHTLAPNKGAKHRVKRLGCGESSGHGKTSGKGNKGQKARSGSGTRVGFEGGQMPLHRRLPKRGFNNFNFKTKVEVVNLAQLDKAFNDGDTVNEEALRKAGLINRACEQVKVLGLGEISKKLTIVVDTISASAKEKVEKAGGSVQLIA; encoded by the coding sequence ATGAAACTTCACACTCTCGCGCCTAATAAAGGTGCCAAGCACCGGGTCAAGCGCCTCGGCTGCGGCGAAAGCTCCGGCCACGGCAAGACCTCCGGCAAGGGCAACAAGGGCCAGAAGGCCCGCTCCGGCAGCGGCACCCGCGTCGGTTTCGAAGGTGGCCAGATGCCCCTTCACCGTCGTCTGCCCAAGCGCGGCTTCAACAACTTCAACTTCAAGACCAAGGTCGAAGTGGTGAACCTGGCCCAGCTCGACAAGGCCTTCAACGACGGCGACACCGTCAATGAAGAAGCCCTGCGCAAGGCCGGTCTCATCAATCGCGCCTGCGAACAGGTCAAGGTGCTCGGCCTCGGCGAGATCAGCAAGAAGCTGACCATCGTCGTGGACACGATCAGCGCCTCGGCCAAGGAGAAGGTCGAAAAGGCTGGCGGCTCCGTCCAGCTCATCGCTTGA
- a CDS encoding N-acetylmuramoyl-L-alanine amidase family protein, which produces MQNRFSIPLLLAVLFAWLGASPVARAQWETKQINGRDYICVDGMKKFYGFDSIKRSGNQLLLDKVVMAKNPRTGKVEKQGVLMKLQIGSQECLMNGVKFVFSYKVEDNGGRVWMSRIDLTKLVDPVLRPNYIADAGNFKTVIIDAGHGGKDPGATNGLGTEAGYNLDVATRLKKILSDPKVGYKVVMTRESDRYLTLQERVQLANRVGENAIFISIHHNSGGSAARGLETFTLSPIGVAHYGRGLNASDFQMRTGNSHDSGNVALATAVHGSLLTLLKEPKTEKSYTLDRGIKRARFSVLTGVKHPAILVECGFMTHPYEARLIHNEAYRNTVAKGIAAAVMKYSKAVSKGSAANP; this is translated from the coding sequence ATGCAGAACCGATTTTCGATTCCGCTCCTGCTGGCTGTGCTCTTCGCGTGGCTGGGAGCTTCTCCCGTCGCCCGTGCGCAGTGGGAGACCAAACAGATCAACGGCCGCGACTACATCTGTGTGGATGGGATGAAGAAGTTTTACGGCTTCGATTCCATCAAACGCAGCGGCAACCAGCTCCTGCTGGACAAGGTCGTCATGGCCAAGAATCCACGCACCGGCAAGGTGGAGAAGCAGGGAGTCCTGATGAAACTCCAGATCGGCTCGCAGGAGTGCCTGATGAATGGCGTGAAGTTCGTCTTCAGCTACAAGGTGGAGGACAATGGCGGACGCGTCTGGATGTCGCGGATCGACCTCACCAAGCTGGTGGATCCCGTCCTGCGGCCGAACTACATCGCGGACGCTGGCAATTTCAAAACCGTGATCATCGACGCCGGCCACGGCGGCAAGGATCCCGGAGCGACCAATGGACTGGGCACCGAAGCCGGCTACAACCTCGACGTCGCAACGCGTCTCAAGAAAATCCTGTCCGACCCGAAGGTCGGCTACAAGGTGGTGATGACCCGCGAGAGCGACCGCTACCTCACGCTGCAGGAGCGCGTTCAGCTCGCGAACCGCGTGGGCGAAAACGCGATCTTCATTTCCATCCACCACAACTCGGGCGGCAGCGCCGCGCGCGGTCTGGAAACGTTCACCCTCTCGCCCATCGGTGTGGCCCACTACGGCCGCGGCCTGAATGCCAGCGACTTCCAGATGCGCACCGGCAATAGCCACGACTCCGGCAACGTCGCGCTCGCCACCGCCGTCCACGGTTCGCTGCTGACCCTCCTCAAGGAGCCCAAGACCGAAAAATCCTACACGCTGGACCGCGGCATCAAGCGCGCCCGCTTCAGCGTGCTGACCGGGGTGAAGCACCCGGCGATCCTGGTCGAGTGTGGTTTCATGACGCATCCCTACGAGGCGCGCCTGATCCACAACGAGGCCTATCGCAACACGGTGGCCAAGGGCATCGCCGCCGCAGTGATGAAATACAGCAAGGCGGTTTCAAAGGGCTCGGCTGCGAACCCTTGA
- a CDS encoding response regulator, translated as MPPPVPKRDLLIVDDHPIITLAVKSLVETMLTGYVPHTVHTAADALELAVQLKPAVAVVDISLPDGDGLDLVRRIKEAAPSCAVLVFSMQNELHYGARALKAGANGYLMKGDKVSAVVEAIRKIESGGMYASPALAEELLRGVAKPANSGIETFSDREYQVFRLLAEGHSTKEIALRLKISTKTVDSHIEHMKVKVDCANKTELLLKARDWWRSTQEGG; from the coding sequence ATGCCCCCCCCGGTGCCGAAGCGCGATCTACTCATCGTGGACGACCATCCGATCATCACCCTCGCGGTGAAGTCGCTGGTCGAGACCATGCTCACCGGTTACGTCCCGCACACGGTCCACACCGCGGCGGATGCACTGGAGTTGGCAGTGCAACTCAAGCCTGCCGTGGCGGTCGTGGATATCTCATTGCCGGACGGCGACGGGCTCGATCTCGTCCGCCGGATCAAGGAAGCCGCCCCGTCCTGTGCGGTGCTGGTTTTCAGCATGCAGAACGAGCTTCACTACGGCGCGCGGGCGCTCAAGGCCGGTGCCAACGGCTACCTCATGAAGGGCGACAAGGTCTCGGCCGTGGTCGAGGCGATCCGCAAGATCGAGTCCGGTGGCATGTATGCCTCGCCGGCCTTGGCCGAGGAACTCCTGCGCGGCGTCGCCAAGCCGGCCAACTCGGGCATCGAAACCTTCAGCGACCGGGAATACCAGGTTTTCCGCCTGCTGGCGGAGGGTCACTCGACCAAGGAGATCGCCCTGCGGCTGAAGATCAGCACCAAGACGGTGGACAGTCACATCGAGCACATGAAGGTGAAGGTCGATTGTGCGAACAAGACCGAGTTGTTGCTGAAGGCGCGCGACTGGTGGCGCTCGACCCAGGAGGGGGGATGA
- a CDS encoding acetoacetate decarboxylase family protein yields the protein MIPYTERDTDLNFRPPYRITGVEALSAVRRIDIHAAQQWLDETLNWRPDDEEPKPEFTALPLAFVIFMHMKSMCSIDPPHDAWGAASETEVVVTLPVLEWDNEGLPSPPSLKFYPIVLCLDSGPALISGREVFGFPKIVGKVEIGPDGGTARTEACRKEGEATIDRDALLLALRREKDDGQPALEPDSYGKGLAEMVKEELLGGLDRGVLGHLLKLNPARKALNFTLERVVDAIEGLEIGQKFVFLKQFRDVANPRVACHRSVAECVLEFSTLTSLRRESGDWELEVPEWHSSRLLKRIGLVSGPIGAPLRSEFQIDMSLGKTLWTS from the coding sequence ATGATTCCCTATACCGAACGTGACACGGACCTCAACTTCCGTCCCCCCTATCGAATCACCGGCGTCGAGGCGTTGTCGGCCGTTCGTCGGATCGACATCCATGCGGCCCAGCAGTGGCTGGACGAGACCCTGAACTGGCGGCCGGACGATGAAGAGCCGAAGCCGGAGTTCACGGCCCTGCCGCTCGCCTTCGTGATCTTCATGCACATGAAGTCGATGTGCTCGATCGATCCGCCGCACGATGCCTGGGGCGCGGCATCCGAGACGGAAGTGGTGGTCACCCTGCCAGTGCTGGAGTGGGATAACGAGGGCCTGCCCTCGCCCCCGTCGCTGAAGTTTTACCCGATCGTGCTGTGTCTCGACTCCGGTCCGGCACTCATCAGCGGGCGCGAAGTCTTCGGCTTTCCGAAGATCGTGGGCAAGGTCGAGATCGGTCCCGACGGCGGCACGGCTCGCACCGAGGCCTGCCGGAAGGAAGGCGAGGCCACCATCGATCGCGACGCGCTGTTGCTTGCGCTCCGGCGCGAGAAGGACGATGGCCAGCCTGCTCTTGAGCCGGACTCGTACGGGAAGGGCTTGGCTGAGATGGTGAAGGAGGAGCTGTTAGGTGGTCTGGACCGCGGGGTGCTCGGCCATCTGCTGAAGCTCAATCCGGCGCGCAAGGCGCTGAATTTCACCCTTGAGCGGGTGGTGGATGCGATCGAAGGGCTGGAGATCGGGCAGAAATTCGTTTTCTTGAAGCAGTTCCGCGATGTCGCGAATCCCCGGGTCGCCTGTCATCGCTCGGTGGCGGAGTGCGTGCTGGAGTTCTCCACCCTCACGAGTCTGCGCCGGGAAAGCGGCGATTGGGAGCTGGAGGTGCCGGAGTGGCACAGCAGCCGGCTGCTGAAGAGGATCGGGCTCGTAAGCGGACCCATCGGCGCTCCGCTGAGATCGGAGTTCCAGATCGACATGTCTCTTGGAAAAACCCTCTGGACCAGTTGA